The following proteins are encoded in a genomic region of Actinomadura sp. NAK00032:
- a CDS encoding DUF2637 domain-containing protein, translating to MDRTTMPLTRAQRVLAAVGGVFFAGLAGLGGYGSFASVRDVAEPWFGDEAWIVPAGVDLGILALVSVALLLEWLAMPMPALRWMAFAFTAATVWLNVSAAHGDVTGMVMHAAMPVLFITFIEAVRHAIRRRAGIAAGTVREGVPVARWLLAPFSTFRLWRRMVLWQITSYPDALQAEQRRRHAHALLDDHYGRKWKSKAPADVVWMLKDGVMLDQALTRVTTLTAPPEPEPEPTPAPTPTPAPPKQKKASVPRSVATDNEARALAIIDAEPGITGAELGRRLNISSRQGQRLLSRLSSPAPTS from the coding sequence ATGGACCGGACGACGATGCCGCTGACCCGCGCCCAGCGCGTCCTGGCCGCCGTCGGCGGCGTCTTCTTCGCGGGCCTCGCCGGACTCGGCGGATACGGCTCGTTCGCGTCCGTCCGGGACGTGGCCGAGCCCTGGTTCGGCGACGAGGCGTGGATCGTCCCGGCCGGAGTCGACCTGGGCATCCTCGCCCTGGTCTCCGTCGCGCTGCTCCTGGAGTGGCTGGCCATGCCCATGCCGGCCCTGCGCTGGATGGCGTTCGCGTTCACCGCCGCGACCGTCTGGCTCAACGTCTCCGCCGCGCACGGCGACGTCACGGGCATGGTCATGCACGCCGCCATGCCCGTCCTGTTCATCACGTTCATCGAGGCCGTCCGGCACGCCATCCGCCGCCGCGCCGGGATCGCCGCGGGCACCGTCCGCGAAGGCGTGCCCGTCGCCCGCTGGCTGCTGGCGCCGTTCTCCACGTTCCGCCTGTGGCGCCGCATGGTTTTGTGGCAGATCACGTCCTACCCCGACGCCCTCCAGGCCGAGCAGCGCCGCCGCCACGCCCACGCCTTGCTGGACGACCACTACGGCCGCAAGTGGAAGTCGAAGGCCCCGGCGGACGTCGTCTGGATGCTCAAGGACGGCGTCATGCTCGACCAGGCCCTCACCCGCGTCACCACCCTCACGGCCCCACCGGAGCCTGAGCCCGAGCCGACGCCGGCACCGACACCGACGCCGGCGCCGCCGAAGCAGAAGAAGGCGAGCGTCCCGCGCAGCGTGGCGACCGACAACGAGGCCCGCGCCCTCGCCATCATCGACGCCGAACCCGGCATCACCGGCGCCGAACTCGGCCGCCGCCTCAACATCAGCTCCCGCCAGGGCCAACGCCTCCTGAGCCGCCTCTCCAGCCCGGCCCCCACGTCCTGA
- a CDS encoding FAD-binding oxidoreductase encodes MALDAPPRRVAVVGAGMVGLSTAWFLQEHGADVTVFDRRDVAAGASWGNAGWLTPGLATPLPEPAVLSYGVRAVLSPSSPVYVPPSANPRLLRFLAGFARNSTAARWRRAMESLVPINGRALPSFDALLDGGVKARTNEAGSFLAAYRTAAERRVLLEEIEHIRAAGQELEYEAVTGDQARALEPALSDEIGAAIVLRGQRFINPGAFVHALADSVRDRGGKIRTGAAVTEIGHQRGSVSVRTTGSDSERFDTVVLASGVWLGDLARQFGVRSLVQAGRGYSFSVPMDRVPDGPVYFPAQRVACTPLGDRLRVAGMMEFRTPEAPLDQRRIKAIVEAARPLLRGADLGDRQDEWVGSRPCTRDGLPLIGATRSPRVFAAGGHGMWGITLGPATGRLLAEQITTGRRPVELDPFDPLR; translated from the coding sequence ATGGCTCTCGACGCACCGCCGCGCCGAGTCGCCGTCGTGGGCGCCGGCATGGTCGGGCTGTCCACCGCCTGGTTCCTTCAGGAGCACGGCGCCGATGTCACCGTGTTCGACCGCCGGGACGTCGCCGCGGGCGCGTCCTGGGGCAACGCCGGCTGGCTGACGCCCGGCCTGGCGACCCCGCTGCCGGAGCCGGCCGTCCTCTCCTACGGTGTGCGGGCGGTGCTCAGCCCGTCCTCACCGGTCTACGTCCCGCCGAGCGCGAACCCGCGCCTGCTGCGCTTCCTCGCCGGGTTCGCCCGCAACAGCACGGCCGCCCGGTGGCGCCGCGCGATGGAGTCGCTCGTGCCGATCAACGGCCGGGCGCTGCCGAGCTTCGACGCGCTGCTGGACGGCGGCGTCAAGGCGCGGACGAACGAGGCCGGGTCCTTCCTCGCCGCGTACCGGACGGCGGCCGAGCGCCGCGTCCTGCTGGAGGAGATCGAGCACATCCGCGCGGCCGGCCAGGAACTGGAGTACGAGGCCGTGACCGGCGACCAGGCCCGCGCCCTGGAACCCGCCCTGTCGGACGAGATCGGCGCCGCGATCGTGCTGCGCGGCCAGCGGTTCATCAACCCGGGCGCGTTCGTGCACGCGCTCGCCGACTCCGTCCGCGACCGGGGCGGCAAGATCCGCACCGGCGCGGCCGTCACGGAGATCGGGCACCAGCGGGGCAGCGTCTCCGTCCGCACCACGGGCAGCGACTCCGAGCGGTTCGACACGGTGGTGCTCGCGAGCGGCGTGTGGCTCGGCGACCTCGCCCGGCAGTTCGGCGTGCGGTCCCTCGTCCAGGCGGGCCGCGGCTACAGCTTCAGCGTGCCGATGGACCGCGTCCCGGACGGCCCCGTCTACTTCCCCGCCCAGCGCGTCGCCTGCACGCCGCTCGGCGACCGGCTCCGCGTCGCCGGGATGATGGAGTTCCGCACCCCGGAGGCGCCGCTCGACCAGCGCCGGATCAAGGCGATCGTCGAGGCCGCCCGCCCCCTCCTGCGCGGCGCCGACCTCGGCGACCGGCAGGACGAGTGGGTCGGCTCCCGCCCCTGCACCCGCGACGGCCTCCCGCTGATCGGCGCGACCCGCTCGCCGCGCGTCTTCGCCGCCGGCGGACACGGCATGTGGGGCATCACGCTCGGCCCGGCGACCGGCCGCCTGCTCGCCGAGCAGATCACCACAGGTCGGCGGCCGGTCGAGCTGGACCCGTTCGACCCGCTCCGCTGA
- a CDS encoding helix-turn-helix domain-containing protein — MVKLDVADLVDSLGLLRLLTPGRGGQVHDVVLAEPGEPAGQPGEIVLAVGVSDPAEAVALLERADAAGAEGVVLKAPAAPEIVEAAAGLKPALIELQPDTSWTHVIWLVRGAIDRAYAPQPSGIPDDLFALADTAAEIADAPVTLEDAQSRVLAYSGRQDTTDPARVSTIVGRRVPAQVIAHLRACGVFRKLARSADPILVPAGPDDMLPRLVIPVRAGGEWLGSIWVVARTPVPQDRVRRLTDLASVVALHLLRLRAEAGVARRVSADQLRTALRDGAPVPADLPYRAVILGGGEDLRRRLDLWEAITHRFGWHRPLLADVDGALYALLTDPPRARGEAGSTPWLRDVLTEVRAHDRTLYAAAGGPARSSVDLPRSRAEAAELDALITSGRLTPGLLLLEDVWDAVVVERARKATRVEEGLLGSPLPALLRHDEKHGTALLATLAAWLDHYGDPKGTAEALSVHPNTLRYRLRRMAEVTPLDLSSRQTRLALRLQLTALGTGP, encoded by the coding sequence ATGGTGAAGCTCGACGTGGCCGACCTCGTCGACTCGCTGGGGCTGCTCCGGCTGCTGACGCCGGGGCGCGGCGGGCAGGTCCACGACGTGGTGCTGGCGGAGCCGGGCGAGCCGGCGGGGCAGCCCGGCGAGATCGTCCTCGCCGTGGGCGTGTCCGACCCGGCCGAGGCCGTGGCGCTCCTCGAACGGGCGGACGCCGCCGGCGCGGAGGGCGTCGTCCTCAAGGCACCCGCCGCACCGGAGATCGTCGAAGCCGCCGCCGGCCTGAAGCCCGCCCTGATCGAACTCCAGCCCGACACGTCCTGGACGCACGTCATCTGGCTGGTGCGCGGCGCCATCGACCGCGCCTACGCGCCGCAGCCGTCCGGCATCCCCGACGACCTGTTCGCCCTGGCCGACACCGCCGCCGAGATCGCCGACGCGCCCGTCACCCTGGAGGACGCCCAGTCCCGCGTCCTCGCCTACTCCGGCCGCCAGGACACCACCGACCCGGCCCGCGTCTCCACGATCGTCGGACGCCGCGTCCCGGCGCAGGTCATCGCCCACCTCCGCGCCTGCGGGGTGTTCCGGAAACTGGCCCGCTCCGCCGACCCGATCCTCGTCCCCGCCGGGCCGGACGACATGCTGCCCCGCCTCGTCATCCCGGTGCGCGCCGGAGGCGAGTGGCTCGGCTCGATCTGGGTGGTCGCGCGCACGCCCGTCCCGCAGGACCGCGTCCGGCGCCTCACCGACCTGGCGTCCGTCGTGGCCCTGCACCTCCTGCGCCTGCGCGCCGAGGCGGGCGTGGCGCGCCGCGTGTCCGCCGACCAGCTGCGCACCGCGCTCCGCGACGGCGCCCCCGTCCCGGCGGACCTGCCGTACCGGGCCGTGATCCTGGGCGGCGGCGAGGACCTCCGCCGCCGCCTCGACCTGTGGGAGGCCATCACCCACCGCTTCGGCTGGCACCGCCCCCTCCTCGCCGACGTGGACGGCGCCCTGTACGCCCTCCTCACCGACCCGCCCCGCGCCCGGGGCGAGGCGGGGTCGACGCCGTGGCTGCGCGACGTCCTCACCGAGGTCCGAGCCCACGACCGCACCCTGTACGCGGCGGCGGGCGGCCCGGCCCGCTCCTCCGTCGACCTCCCCCGCTCCCGCGCCGAGGCCGCCGAACTCGACGCCCTCATCACGTCCGGCCGCCTCACCCCCGGCCTGCTCCTCCTGGAGGACGTCTGGGACGCGGTCGTCGTCGAACGCGCCCGCAAGGCGACCCGCGTCGAGGAGGGCCTCCTGGGCAGCCCCCTGCCCGCCCTGCTCCGCCACGACGAGAAGCACGGCACCGCCTTGCTCGCGACCCTCGCCGCCTGGCTGGACCACTACGGCGACCCGAAGGGGACGGCGGAGGCCCTGTCCGTCCACCCGAACACCCTGCGCTACCGCCTGCGCCGCATGGCCGAGGTGACGCCGCTCGACCTGTCGTCCCGCCAAACGCGCCTGGCCCTGCGCCTGCAACTGACCGCCCTCGGAACAGGCCCGTAG
- a CDS encoding VOC family protein has protein sequence MNVQLGSFYPVIATRDVAASRRFYVQHFGFEVTFEADWYVSLRRPDAPHYELALLDHTHPTIPEGHRTPLQGGLLLNFEVDDVDAEHRRLVGGEGLVELLSLRTEEFGQRHFIVAAPDGVMIDVITVVPATGEYAEQYVQGGAGT, from the coding sequence ATGAACGTCCAGCTCGGGAGCTTCTACCCCGTGATCGCCACCCGCGATGTCGCCGCGTCGCGGCGGTTCTACGTGCAGCATTTCGGGTTCGAGGTGACCTTCGAGGCCGACTGGTACGTCAGCCTCCGCCGCCCGGACGCCCCGCACTACGAACTCGCCCTGCTCGACCACACCCACCCGACCATCCCCGAGGGGCACCGCACGCCCCTCCAGGGTGGGCTTCTGCTCAACTTCGAGGTCGATGACGTCGATGCCGAGCACCGCAGGCTGGTGGGAGGAGAGGGGCTGGTCGAGCTTCTCTCCCTGCGGACGGAGGAGTTCGGGCAGCGCCACTTCATCGTCGCGGCGCCCGACGGCGTCATGATCGATGTGATCACCGTCGTCCCGGCGACCGGGGAGTATGCCGAGCAGTACGTGCAGGGCGGCGCGGGAACCTAG